A window of Anaerolineae bacterium genomic DNA:
GGCGCTGGTGATTTCAGCCTCCTGCTCGCCGCGAGTTCTTTTGGTCATGGTCATGGCATCTTATCAAGGGGGCAATCCAGGCGCTAACCGGTCAGGCAGGGTACTTCCGGAAAGCTGATCTTATTGAGGGGCGGACCTGACTGACACCATCATAGCGTATACCGGCTGGTAGTCCAAGCGCTCCCGGCGTGTTCAGTTGTCATCTCCTGGCGCAGCACCGGGCCAGCCTTAGCGCGGACGCAAGCCCTTCAGGGGCGCGGGTGGCACATCCAGCGCCCCTGGATGCTGTCACAAACCTATGCCGGAGTTCCGGTGGTTGGTTCCGGGGCAGTCAGGTGTACCAGAGCCATGAAGTCCTGCTGTTCCAGCGCGGCCCTGAGCGCTGGTTGTTGCGCGGCGGGCAGGGATGAGCTGGGCAGGCGCGGCTGGCCGCAATCGAAACCGAGCAGGCCGAGGGCGTACTTGAGCGCCGCCAGGACGCCGTACCGGATCAAGACGGTTGTCACCCGGTTGATGCGCAGTTGCAGATCGTGCGCTTCGGCCAGTCGCCCCCCGGCAACCAGCGCTTTGAGCCGCAGGTAAGCCCCCGGCATCAGGTTAATGGTGGAGCCAATGCAGCCATTGGCGCCCATCATGGCCGCATAGACGCATTGCTCGTCCATGCCGGAGAATACCGTCCATGGGCGGCCCTGCCCCATCTGGATGATCTGCCCCATCTCGTACATATCCGGGCCGGTGTACTTGGTCCCGCCGATACCGGGAATCGGCAGCAGTGCCTCCATAAGCTGCAGCGGGGCGATCTGCGGGTGGATCAGGTAGGGCAGCAGGGGCAGGTCCGGGACTGCCTCCGCCAGCCGTTCGAAGTAAGCTCGCAGACTGTCGAGCGTCGTGTAATTGGCGGGCAGGATGCTGCTGATGGCTGCCGCGCCCTGTTCGCGGGCATGGATGGCCAGCGTTATCGCGTCGTGGAGGGCCAGCGCGCCCACATGCACCAGAACGGGGACGCGTCCGGCAACCTGTTCCAGTACGGTCCCGGTGATCGCCTGGCGTTCGGCAACTGTAAGCGCAAGGCCTTCGCCGGTGGAACCGCACAGGTAAAAGCCATTGACACCTTTGCTGAGGTGATAC
This region includes:
- a CDS encoding dihydrodipicolinate synthase family protein; translated protein: MRTFSGVMPALVTPFTPDDKPDLHVLRALVEYHLSKGVNGFYLCGSTGEGLALTVAERQAITGTVLEQVAGRVPVLVHVGALALHDAITLAIHAREQGAAAISSILPANYTTLDSLRAYFERLAEAVPDLPLLPYLIHPQIAPLQLMEALLPIPGIGGTKYTGPDMYEMGQIIQMGQGRPWTVFSGMDEQCVYAAMMGANGCIGSTINLMPGAYLRLKALVAGGRLAEAHDLQLRINRVTTVLIRYGVLAALKYALGLLGFDCGQPRLPSSSLPAAQQPALRAALEQQDFMALVHLTAPEPTTGTPA